A single genomic interval of Bacillus sp. es.036 harbors:
- a CDS encoding carbohydrate ABC transporter permease — translation MKPATNSNSVVKIKKERNWKRWTIHLFPIPALLIYGLFIVYPLFAALTYSFFDWKGIVRGEFVGLKNFKDLFTLEPFSGLFWNAFGHNILYFVLQMIFQNGLAFILAYIIYKKVKGSEFLKIAYFLPRLLSVIVVGFLWKLILNPNYGALNVILEKIGLEQLQKAWLGDPDTALISIILVNCWYGIGFGVLIFLAGLQSIPKELFEAAKLDGADGLSMIRKIVLPLMVPSFMIMTVLTFIQSFEAFELVYAMQGSQGEPYHSTDTLAIYFYRLAFGGSAGGSTTAVGLGSALAVVLFLFISFFTALYLRYMQKKQVDM, via the coding sequence ATGAAACCAGCTACGAATTCAAATTCAGTCGTCAAAATTAAGAAGGAGAGGAACTGGAAAAGGTGGACCATCCACCTTTTTCCTATTCCTGCTCTTCTCATCTACGGGCTGTTTATTGTTTATCCACTATTTGCCGCATTAACGTACAGTTTTTTTGATTGGAAAGGGATTGTGCGCGGAGAGTTTGTCGGCTTAAAGAATTTCAAGGATCTCTTTACACTTGAGCCGTTTTCAGGACTTTTCTGGAATGCTTTTGGTCACAACATTCTTTATTTCGTGCTACAGATGATTTTCCAAAACGGTCTTGCTTTTATTCTTGCTTATATTATCTATAAAAAAGTAAAAGGGTCGGAGTTTCTTAAAATTGCTTACTTCCTGCCACGGCTGTTATCCGTGATCGTTGTTGGATTTTTATGGAAGCTGATTTTAAATCCAAACTACGGTGCGCTAAATGTCATTCTTGAAAAAATCGGTTTGGAACAGCTCCAAAAAGCGTGGCTTGGTGATCCAGATACAGCTCTTATTTCGATTATTCTCGTTAACTGCTGGTATGGGATCGGATTCGGGGTGCTGATTTTCCTAGCCGGTCTTCAATCGATTCCAAAAGAACTGTTCGAAGCAGCCAAGCTCGACGGCGCAGACGGCCTTTCTATGATTCGTAAAATCGTCCTTCCGTTAATGGTTCCTTCGTTCATGATTATGACGGTCCTGACGTTTATTCAGTCGTTCGAAGCATTTGAACTTGTCTATGCGATGCAAGGATCACAAGGAGAACCTTATCATTCGACGGATACGCTTGCGATTTACTTTTATCGACTCGCATTCGGCGGCTCCGCAGGTGGGTCAACGACGGCAGTCGGATTAGGATCCGCACTGGCGGTTGTGCTCTTTCTCTTTATCTCATTCTTTACCGCACTTTATTTACGCTACATGCAGAAAAAACAAGT